Proteins co-encoded in one Victivallis lenta genomic window:
- a CDS encoding glycoside hydrolase family 5 protein: MKKAGMAMVLLTMAVFHVFSADDVVFSEGFDTPEAVAKYGPGDGISFVPEGGAGGSGCIRFHRDTVGDSWLLIPIDPAELRGRAIQVEAMMKAEKIAKPSPGYMGPKLMLNLQSPGENSHSEQEKVHGTYDWRKFQVFAQAASDVEKAVLAIGIQHGQGTLYMDDVKITLVPTGETEAFVPPAAPLPTRTKYRGMMSGYDLREADIRDFALDFGGNLLRWQLLRGKADTSTPELYRAWLDAELDKLDAVMPALKKYGVKVAIDLHGGPGTNQDRFLTNQLSWDVPNQNLFVETWEKIARRYKGNPMIYGYDLLNEPREDNYVYEPDGALEWNRLALRTAKAIRAIDAEVPIIIESAKGGGPAGLKTLRPVNLPNIIYSVHIYSPHTYTHQGITAAGRESRVVYPGSIDGVEWNRDKLRQTVQVVRDFQLKYNVPIFIGEFSAIAWAPGAERYLEDCISIFEEYGWDWTYHAFREWTGWSVEHGGVFENQFPVENSPRKQVLKKYFERNRE; this comes from the coding sequence ATGAAAAAAGCTGGAATGGCGATGGTGTTGCTGACGATGGCGGTATTTCATGTTTTTTCGGCGGACGACGTCGTTTTTTCGGAGGGCTTCGATACGCCGGAGGCGGTGGCGAAATACGGGCCGGGCGATGGGATTTCGTTCGTGCCGGAGGGCGGCGCCGGCGGCAGCGGCTGCATCCGCTTTCACCGCGATACGGTGGGAGACAGCTGGCTGCTGATTCCGATCGATCCGGCCGAACTGCGCGGCCGGGCGATTCAGGTCGAGGCGATGATGAAGGCGGAGAAGATCGCCAAGCCGTCCCCCGGCTACATGGGGCCGAAACTCATGCTGAATCTGCAAAGTCCGGGCGAAAACAGCCACTCCGAGCAGGAGAAGGTGCACGGAACCTATGACTGGCGGAAGTTCCAGGTGTTCGCGCAGGCCGCGTCCGACGTAGAAAAGGCGGTTCTGGCCATCGGCATCCAGCACGGACAGGGAACGCTCTATATGGATGACGTGAAGATCACGCTGGTGCCGACCGGGGAAACCGAGGCGTTCGTGCCGCCCGCCGCTCCGCTGCCGACCCGGACGAAGTACCGCGGCATGATGTCCGGCTACGATCTCAGGGAGGCGGACATCCGCGACTTCGCGCTCGATTTCGGCGGCAACCTGCTGCGCTGGCAGCTGCTGCGCGGCAAGGCCGACACCAGCACGCCGGAACTCTACCGCGCCTGGCTCGACGCCGAGCTCGACAAGCTCGACGCGGTCATGCCAGCCCTGAAGAAGTACGGCGTGAAGGTCGCGATCGACCTGCACGGCGGCCCCGGCACGAATCAGGACCGGTTCCTGACGAACCAGCTGAGCTGGGATGTTCCGAACCAGAATCTTTTCGTCGAGACCTGGGAGAAGATCGCCCGGCGCTACAAGGGCAATCCGATGATCTACGGCTACGACCTGCTGAACGAACCGCGCGAAGACAACTACGTCTACGAACCGGACGGCGCGCTGGAGTGGAACCGGCTGGCGCTGCGCACTGCGAAGGCGATCCGGGCCATCGACGCCGAGGTGCCGATCATCATCGAGAGCGCCAAGGGCGGCGGACCGGCCGGACTCAAGACGCTGCGCCCGGTCAATCTGCCGAACATCATTTACAGCGTCCACATTTACAGCCCGCACACCTACACCCACCAGGGAATCACGGCGGCGGGGCGGGAGAGCCGGGTGGTCTATCCCGGCAGCATCGACGGCGTGGAGTGGAACCGCGACAAACTCAGGCAGACGGTGCAGGTCGTCCGCGATTTCCAGCTGAAATACAACGTTCCGATTTTCATCGGCGAATTCTCGGCCATCGCCTGGGCGCCGGGCGCGGAGCGGTATCTGGAGGATTGCATTTCGATCTTCGAGGAGTACGGCTGGGACTGGACCTACCACGCATTCCGGGAGTGGACCGGCTGGAGCGTCGAACACGGCGGCGTGTTCGAAAACCAGTTCCCGGTTGAGAATTCGCCGCGCAAGCAGGTGCTGAAGAAGTACTTCGAGCGCAACCGCGAGTGA
- a CDS encoding MATE family efflux transporter, with the protein MASSLSEQMTHELGTQSIFRLLLRFSIPSLISNFLFTIYNVVDRVFISWKLGTDAIAGVGITFYLFMIFIAVGMMFGIGGGTLVSLKLGEQDKAGAERILGNVIMIFLVGGALTTLLGFLFLKPLLYCFGASDITYPYAAEYFRILLWFMAADFLSMGTTNIIRAEGSPNFSMWYIAAGCFVNIGLDYLFIMEFGWGIAGAAWATGISKVLSTVLMFWHFSVGPFRYLTLHWRNLRIDWKYLTAMSAIGLSPLILQSINSVLNALINTTLLRNGGDKAVASMTCISTIIMLLMIPTFGVMMGYQPIVGYNYGARQFRRVAQTLKGAFLMSGGATLLLYVPVMLYAPVIVGWFCNGDPGVVPMASHGLRIFFLLFPLWPIFCIGSNFFQATGRPKKTIFLTVFRNGLCFLGCILILPRFFGLDGVWATAPIADGLAAAVIFLLLVREFAVLRQMEAEAAAQRDAEKTPAAPSFEAAGTA; encoded by the coding sequence ATGGCTTCTTCACTCTCCGAACAAATGACGCATGAACTCGGCACGCAGTCGATTTTCCGGCTGCTGCTGCGTTTCAGCATTCCGTCGCTCATCAGCAATTTTCTGTTTACGATCTACAATGTCGTCGACCGCGTATTCATCAGCTGGAAGCTCGGCACCGACGCAATCGCCGGCGTCGGAATCACCTTCTATCTCTTCATGATCTTCATCGCGGTCGGCATGATGTTCGGCATCGGCGGCGGCACGCTCGTGTCGCTGAAGCTCGGCGAGCAGGACAAGGCCGGGGCCGAACGGATTCTCGGCAACGTGATCATGATTTTTCTGGTCGGCGGCGCACTGACCACACTGCTCGGCTTCCTGTTCCTGAAGCCGCTGCTCTACTGTTTCGGTGCGAGCGACATCACCTATCCGTATGCGGCGGAGTATTTCCGCATCCTGCTCTGGTTCATGGCCGCCGACTTCCTGTCGATGGGAACGACGAACATCATCCGCGCCGAAGGCAGCCCGAACTTCTCGATGTGGTATATCGCGGCCGGCTGCTTTGTGAACATCGGGCTGGACTACCTCTTCATCATGGAATTCGGCTGGGGAATCGCCGGGGCGGCGTGGGCGACCGGGATTTCAAAGGTGCTGTCGACCGTCCTCATGTTCTGGCACTTTTCGGTCGGGCCGTTCCGCTACCTGACGCTGCACTGGCGGAATCTGCGGATCGACTGGAAATACCTGACGGCAATGAGCGCGATCGGACTTTCCCCGCTGATTCTGCAGAGCATCAACTCCGTGCTGAACGCGCTGATCAACACGACGCTGCTGCGGAACGGCGGCGACAAGGCCGTCGCGTCGATGACCTGCATTTCGACGATCATCATGCTGCTGATGATTCCGACCTTCGGCGTCATGATGGGCTACCAGCCGATCGTCGGCTACAACTACGGCGCCCGGCAGTTCCGCCGCGTCGCGCAGACGCTGAAGGGGGCGTTTCTGATGAGCGGCGGCGCGACGCTGTTGCTCTATGTGCCGGTCATGCTCTATGCGCCGGTCATCGTCGGCTGGTTCTGCAACGGCGACCCCGGCGTGGTGCCGATGGCGTCGCACGGACTGCGGATCTTCTTCCTGCTGTTCCCGCTCTGGCCGATCTTCTGCATCGGCTCGAATTTCTTCCAGGCGACCGGGCGGCCGAAAAAGACGATCTTCCTGACCGTATTCCGGAACGGGCTCTGCTTTCTCGGGTGCATCCTCATCCTGCCGCGATTCTTCGGGCTCGACGGCGTCTGGGCGACGGCCCCGATCGCGGACGGCCTGGCCGCCGCCGTGATCTTTCTCCTGCTGGTGCGCGAATTTGCGGTCCTCCGTCAGATGGAGGCGGAAGCCGCCGCGCAGAGGGATGCGGAAAAAACCCCGGCAGCTCCGTCCTTCGAAGCCGCCGGAACAGCCTGA
- a CDS encoding phosphotransferase: MWKKYLGHLPERDPLFQYLKHEIQPQLGGFLNHPDYRVFQLHGSNAVYLYEEKHRGTLVIGKFFLSDRERDPAAASRKLEREYHNLAMMHGSGFSGSPHYIARPLGRNDWLNRLLVIEYCYGELLSSIIMRAIRNRDSGLLYAKLTALAYFLARFHNNTASGWRIDFNEAAAYMDSLTGRLQFQNQIGANGANELYYLRDRWREQPKMWEDCQVFVHGDATPDNFLFGDGLAVISFDLERLKRADRVFDTGRVAAELMHFFLLMTGNKYAAEPFIGHFLWEYACHFPDRERTFEQTTRRVPFYMGTTLLRIARNPWLDWNYRLRLIHEAKQCLRRWYL; this comes from the coding sequence ATGTGGAAAAAATATCTGGGGCACCTGCCGGAGCGGGACCCGCTTTTTCAGTACCTGAAGCATGAGATTCAGCCGCAGCTGGGCGGCTTCCTGAATCATCCGGATTACCGTGTCTTCCAGCTGCACGGGTCGAACGCCGTTTATCTGTACGAAGAGAAGCATCGCGGCACGCTGGTAATCGGCAAATTTTTCCTGTCGGACCGGGAACGCGACCCGGCCGCCGCTTCGCGGAAACTCGAACGCGAATACCACAACCTCGCAATGATGCACGGCAGCGGCTTTTCCGGCAGCCCGCATTACATCGCCCGTCCGCTCGGGCGCAACGATTGGCTGAACCGGCTGCTGGTGATCGAATACTGCTACGGGGAACTGCTGAGCAGCATCATCATGCGGGCGATCCGGAACCGCGACAGCGGTCTGCTCTATGCGAAGCTGACCGCGCTCGCCTACTTCCTGGCCCGGTTCCACAACAATACGGCGTCGGGCTGGAGGATCGATTTCAATGAAGCGGCGGCGTATATGGATTCGCTGACCGGGCGGCTGCAGTTCCAGAACCAGATCGGCGCCAACGGCGCGAACGAGCTTTATTATCTGCGCGACCGCTGGCGGGAACAGCCGAAGATGTGGGAGGATTGCCAGGTGTTCGTGCACGGCGACGCCACGCCGGATAATTTCCTGTTCGGGGACGGCCTTGCGGTCATCTCCTTCGACCTCGAACGGCTCAAGCGCGCCGACCGGGTGTTCGACACCGGGCGGGTCGCTGCGGAGCTCATGCACTTCTTTCTGCTGATGACCGGGAACAAATACGCGGCCGAGCCGTTCATCGGCCACTTCCTCTGGGAATACGCCTGCCATTTTCCGGACCGGGAGCGGACGTTCGAGCAGACGACGCGCCGGGTGCCGTTCTATATGGGGACGACGCTGCTGCGCATCGCCCGGAACCCCTGGCTCGACTGGAATTACCGGCTCCGGCTGATCCATGAAGCGAAACAATGTCTGAGGAGGTGGTATCTGTGA
- a CDS encoding HAD family hydrolase — protein MIRGLIFDINGTVIDILTNEGEENIYRVLSNFLDYQGIALSPDELRRLYFEINKRQRRESAEEYPEFDVKALFAEIVDRHATAFTHALPKPKRKVLPEVLAELFRAASRFRLEPYPDVRRVLDELREDYRLAALSDGQSLWALPELRSAGLAGYFDPVLISSDLGYRKPDKRMFELMLVKMDLAPSEVLFVGNDMYRDVFGANRLGIRTVFFKSNQGDHRKSGAEPDYIIYNFSELPEAVRFLSNRA, from the coding sequence GTGATCCGGGGACTGATATTCGACATCAACGGGACCGTCATCGACATCCTGACCAACGAGGGGGAGGAGAACATCTACCGCGTCCTCTCCAACTTTCTCGACTACCAGGGAATTGCACTGAGTCCGGACGAGCTCCGGCGGCTCTATTTCGAGATCAACAAACGGCAGCGCCGCGAAAGCGCGGAGGAGTACCCCGAGTTCGATGTGAAGGCGCTTTTTGCGGAAATCGTCGACCGGCACGCCACGGCATTCACGCATGCGCTGCCGAAGCCGAAGCGGAAAGTGCTGCCCGAGGTGCTGGCCGAACTCTTCCGCGCCGCCTCCCGCTTCCGGCTCGAGCCTTATCCCGATGTCCGGCGCGTGCTGGACGAGCTGCGCGAGGATTACCGGCTTGCGGCGCTTTCGGACGGGCAGAGCCTCTGGGCGCTCCCCGAACTGCGTTCAGCCGGGCTGGCCGGTTATTTCGATCCGGTCCTGATTTCGAGCGACCTCGGCTACCGCAAGCCGGATAAGCGGATGTTCGAACTCATGCTGGTCAAGATGGATCTGGCTCCCTCCGAAGTGCTGTTTGTCGGCAACGACATGTACCGCGACGTCTTCGGCGCGAACCGGCTCGGCATCCGGACCGTATTTTTCAAATCGAACCAGGGCGACCATCGCAAGTCGGGCGCCGAGCCGGACTACATTATCTACAACTTTTCGGAGCTGCCCGAAGCGGTCCGTTTTCTGTCGAACCGCGCCTGA
- a CDS encoding helix-turn-helix domain-containing protein, protein MNNDGITLIDRKEVLPGLPLRIFNFRQPNEIPHEHNFHELVLVRRGRGVHLTENGESPIRRGDVFLIPPGVMHTYSSVESLEIANVLFVPEELRLPVSELAETEGYHLLFPPVRRFSGGGSGLNHLALNDSQLRRAEEEMSAMLIEQQHRNPGWSFFLQLHFMALLGLVCRAYPERTGASEDEFDRLSQVTDYIEAHYAEPLTLDGLSKIGSRSKCTLIRMFRRAYNCTPIGYLLELRLERAAELLRDTALTVTEVAMRCGFCDSNYFTKLFSRKYRMPPREYRQARFDRKRTASGSSEKL, encoded by the coding sequence ATGAACAACGATGGAATTACACTGATCGACCGGAAGGAGGTGCTGCCCGGCCTTCCGCTGCGGATTTTCAATTTCCGCCAGCCGAACGAGATTCCGCACGAACATAACTTTCATGAGCTCGTGCTTGTCCGGCGCGGGCGCGGCGTCCATCTGACCGAAAACGGCGAGAGTCCGATCCGGCGCGGCGACGTGTTCCTGATTCCGCCTGGCGTCATGCATACTTACAGCAGCGTGGAGTCGCTCGAAATCGCGAATGTGCTGTTCGTCCCGGAGGAGCTCCGGCTGCCTGTCTCGGAGCTGGCCGAGACGGAAGGATATCACCTGCTCTTTCCGCCCGTCCGCCGGTTTTCCGGCGGCGGTTCCGGGCTGAACCATCTGGCGTTGAACGATTCCCAGCTTCGCCGGGCGGAGGAGGAGATGAGCGCGATGCTGATTGAGCAGCAGCACCGGAATCCGGGCTGGAGCTTCTTCCTGCAGCTTCACTTCATGGCGCTTCTCGGTCTGGTCTGCCGGGCGTATCCCGAAAGAACCGGGGCGAGCGAGGACGAATTCGATCGATTGTCGCAGGTCACCGATTACATCGAAGCCCACTATGCCGAGCCGTTGACGCTCGACGGACTCTCGAAAATCGGCAGCCGTTCGAAATGCACGCTGATCCGGATGTTCCGGCGCGCCTACAACTGCACGCCGATCGGCTATCTGCTCGAGCTGAGGCTTGAACGCGCCGCCGAACTGCTGCGCGACACCGCGCTGACGGTCACGGAGGTCGCCATGCGCTGCGGTTTCTGCGACAGCAACTACTTCACAAAGCTCTTCTCGCGAAAATACCGGATGCCGCCGCGCGAATACCGTCAGGCGCGGTTCGACAGAAAACGGACCGCTTCGGGCAGCTCCGAAAAGTTGTAG